In Nocardioides daphniae, the DNA window TCGGTGGCGGCGTCGCGCTTGAGCAGGCGCAGGTCGATCCGCTCGCCCTCGGGGTCGGCGTAGTCGAGCGGGACCTTCAGCCACCCGCAGTCGAACCCGCCGCCGCAGTCCTGCCAGGCGATCACCTGGTCGTAGTAGGGCGCGAGCGCCGCGTCGGGGGCGGTGGTCGCGTCGCCCTCATCGTCGTCGCCTTCCAGGCGCTCGGGCGCGCCGGAACCTCCCAGGGGGCTGGAGTCCCACAGGGTCTTCACGAAGAAGCCCACGCCGACGGCCGAGCCCAGCAGGAGCGCCACCACGGCGACGAGCGCCACCACCCGCTTCATCGTCGGTCTCCCTCGAGTCGCAGCGCGACCATCATCGACTCCAGCGCCGTCGCCGGCTGCACGTTGAACTCCAGCATCTGCTCGCGCGCGATGAAGATCGCCTCGATCCGACGCAGGTGCTCCTCCGGCGAGGAGCGCCGCGCGAGCTGGGCGATGTCGGCGCGGATCTCCTCGTTGACCAGCTCGGACCGGGCGCCGACGCCGAAGGCGATGGCGTCGCGGTAGACCGAGACCAGGTCCATCAGGGCCCGGTCGATGACGTCGAGCAGGCGGCGCTTGGCGCGACGCTTCTGCCCGGCCTCCAGCTCCTTGAGGCGGGGGCGTACTCCCGCGGCCGCTTGCCGCGACCCTCGACCCCGTACGAGCGGTCCAGCTCGGCCTTCTCACGCGCCTCGACCTCCGCGGACTGGGCGTCGGTCTCCTGCTTGGCCACCTCGACCAGGTTGCCGGCCGCGTTCATGCAGGAGCCGAGCGAGGTCAGCTTGGCGGGCCAGCGGACCACCTCGGCCCGGCGGTTGCGCGTGCCCTCGTCGCGGGCCAGCGCCCGCGCCCGGCCGATGTGGCCTTGGCTGGCGCGGGCCGCGTGCGCGGCGATCGTCGGCGGGACGCCGTCGGTGCGCACCAGGAAGTCGCTCACCTGGGCGGCGGTCGGGGTGGTCAGCGTGACCAGGCGGCAGCGTGAGCGGATCGTGACCAGCACGTCCTCGGCGGTCGGGGCGCAGAGCAGCCAGACCGTGCGGGCGTTGGGCTCCTCGATCGCCTTGAGCAGCGCGTTGAAGCCGTGGTCGTTGAGGCGGTCGGCGTCCTCGATGAGGATCACCTGCCAGCGCTCGCCGTTGGGCGACAGGGCCGCCTTGCGCACCAGCTCGCGCACGTCCTTGACCGCGATGACCAGGGCGTCGGTGCGCACCGCGGTGACGTCGGCGTGCGTACCGCCCATGACCGTGCGGCAGGAGTGGCAGTCGTGGCAGCCGCCCCGCTCGCACTGCAGCGCGGCGGCGAAGGCGAGCGCGGCGTTGGAGCGGCCCGACCCGGGCGGGCCGGTGAAGAGCCAGGCGTGGGTCATGCCCGCCGCGGGCGGCGCGGTCGAGGGTGGAGATGACGTGGCGCTGGCCGACGAGGGTGTCCCAGATCGGGGCCGTGCGCTGCGGCGCCTGGCCGGTCGCGGCGCCCGTCATCGGGCCACCTCCGGCACGGCGGGCAGCAGCGGGGCGACCCGCTCACGGATGTCGGCGTGGATCGACTCGATCGAGTCGCGCGCCGAGAGCACCAGGTAGTGGTCGGGGTCGGCCGCGGCGAGCGCCAGGAACTTGGCGCGCACCCGCTCGTGGAAGTCGAGCGACTCCCCCTCGATCCGGTCGCGGCCCTCGAAGCGGCCCAGGCCGGCCTCGGGCGGCAGGTCGAGCACGACGGTCAGGTGGGGGCGCAGGCCTCCGGTCGCCCAGCGCATGACCTCCTCCACCTCGTCGACGTCGAGGGCCCGGCCGGCGCCCTGGTAGGCGAGCGCGGAGTCGACGTAGCGGTCGGTGATCACCACCTCGCCCCGCTCCAGCGCGGGACGCACGACGGCGTCGACGTGCTCGGCCTTGTCGGCCGCGTACGCCAAGGCCTCGGTGCGCGGCGACAGGTTGCCGGTCTCGGGCGAGAGGACGATGCGGCGGAACTCCTGCCCCACGGCCGTGCCGCCCGGCTGGCGGGTGAGCAGCGCGGTGTGGCCGAGCGAGGTCACCCAGTCGAGCAGCAGCTGCGACTGCGTGGACTTGCCGCCGCCGTCGCCGCCCTCGAAGCAGACGAAGAGACCGGAGTCGGCGTAGACGGCAGGTGAAGTCACGTGCCACACCCTACGGTTCGGCGCCGACAGTGCGGGCAGACGTACGCGCCCCTGTGGCCCTACGGTGGACGACATGGGCTGGTGGACCGATCACGTGGTGCCGCGGATGACCGACGCGACGCTCTCGGCACCTGAGATCGCCGCGCTGCGCGCGCAGGCGTGCAGGCCGCTCGGCGGGCGACTCCTCGAGATCGGCTTCGGCTCCGGGCTCAACCTCCCGCACCTGCCCGAGGCGGTGACCGCGGTCGACGCCGTCGAGCCGTCGGACGTCGGCTGGTCGCGCTCGGCCGACCGGCGCCGCACCGCACGGCTGCCGGTGCGCAGGGTCGGTCTCGACGGCCAGGCGATCGCGGCGCCCGACGCGTCGTACGACAGCGCGCTGGTCACCTTCTCGCTCTGCACGATCCCCGACCCGACGCTCGCGCTGACGGAGGTACGCCGG includes these proteins:
- the tmk gene encoding dTMP kinase; translated protein: MTSPAVYADSGLFVCFEGGDGGGKSTQSQLLLDWVTSLGHTALLTRQPGGTAVGQEFRRIVLSPETGNLSPRTEALAYAADKAEHVDAVVRPALERGEVVITDRYVDSALAYQGAGRALDVDEVEEVMRWATGGLRPHLTVVLDLPPEAGLGRFEGRDRIEGESLDFHERVRAKFLALAAADPDHYLVLSARDSIESIHADIRERVAPLLPAVPEVAR
- a CDS encoding class I SAM-dependent methyltransferase — protein: MGWWTDHVVPRMTDATLSAPEIAALRAQACRPLGGRLLEIGFGSGLNLPHLPEAVTAVDAVEPSDVGWSRSADRRRTARLPVRRVGLDGQAIAAPDASYDSALVTFSLCTIPDPTLALTEVRRLLRPGGVLSFLEHGRSPDERVAAWQRRLDPIEKRVAGGCHLSRDIPALVRGAGFDVVALEERMLVAAPAVAAPWGHGFVGVAQAGAAL